The window TTGATTAAGTTTTATAATTTATGGCTGAATTAATAATACACAACATATATTTACCCATTTAATCCCTCAAGGAACACCTACTGTTCTTATACCTTTTATAGTATTAATTGAAACAATTAGTAATATTATTCGCCCAGGAACTTTAGCAGTTCGTTTAACTGCTAATATAATTGCAGGACATTTATTATTAACTTTATTAGGAAATTCAGGTATAAATATACCTAATTATTTATTAATTATTTTAATTTTTACACAAATTTTATTATTAATTTTAGAATTCGCAGTTGCTATTATTCAATCTTATGTAATTACTATTTTAAGAACTCTTTATTCTAGAGAAGTTAACTAATGAAATCAACTCATAATCACCCTTATCATCTAGTAGATTTTAGCCCTTG is drawn from Maniola hyperantus mitochondrion, complete genome and contains these coding sequences:
- the ATP6 gene encoding ATP synthase F0 subunit 6, which codes for MMSNLFSIFDPSTNIFNLSLNWISTFIGLMFIPYSFWFMPNRYFMLWNFISTKLHNEFKTLMGINSYNGSTFIFITLFFFVLFNNFLGLFPYIFTSTSHLNLSLTLSLTLWLSFMIYGWINNTQHMFTHLIPQGTPTVLMPFMVLIETISNIIRPGTLAVRLTANMIAGHLLLTLLGNSGMNMPNYLLIILIFTQILLLILEFAVAIIQSYVITILSTLYSSEVN